The following DNA comes from Musa acuminata AAA Group cultivar baxijiao chromosome BXJ1-4, Cavendish_Baxijiao_AAA, whole genome shotgun sequence.
CTTCTTGATTACGATACTGATAGCTCAGTAGAATTAATGTCCATGTCCAGTTATCAGACATACACCTTTCTTTCAAGAAAACTGTGACACTACTGCAGAATGCATGTCTCTTTTATTATCTTGGCTTTGAAGGCATTGCCAAAACGTCTTCTCTAGtattaaacaaaataatttatatGCTAATGTGATGTTATCTCAAATATCCAAGGAATGAGCAAATTTTTTGGTTGTGGTATAAACATGTATCAAGTAAAAGtcacaataaaatatttatttctttgaTTATATCCTGTGGAAATGAAACTTCTAGGTAGTAATTCTTCTAAAGTATGCTGTAACTTACAAGGAAAGATGTCAATGTTTTATCATCGACTAATAAAACAGGGCTATTTACAGTAGTGTTATGTTGGAAAGAAAAACAATCTATCAGAAAATTGGTGACATAAAATAACCTTCATTATGATGAAAGAGCTGCTGCCTTAGCACTAAATTCTTCCTAGTTACTAGAACAACTTTTTAGTTTAGTTTTTCTTTTAGGCATACTTCTTGCTCTTGTTTTATTAAATACTGAAAACATTTACTATCACACAATAATTGGTTTGCATACTTTTTCACTGTTGGCAGTGTGTTCTTCCAGATCTAGGAAAATTACCATCAAGAATTTTTCCAACATTGTCGATTTAAGATGTGCTTCTGCAGGTTTGTGTGGCCTCGTGACCTTTGTTATGTGCGTTACTGGCGACGTAATGACGATGGAAGTTATGGTCAGTATTAAAGTTAAGAAATCTGCTTTTGTCTATCACATTATGCGGCATTCATGGTGGTGTGCTTCTTGAATTGCAGTTGTGCTGTTCCGATCTAGAGAACATCCAAACTGTGGTCCTCAGCGAGGATTCGTGAGAGCCCACATCGAgagtatatacatatatctttCTCATGAGTTAATGATTTGCTGCAGTAACTTATACATGTTTTACTCGTTATCTAGGTGGTGGATTCAAGATTTCACCCCTTAGATCTCGTGATGGGAGACCTCGTACTCAAGTCCAGCAGCTTATGCAAATTGACCTTAAAGGGTGGTTTGTTGGTTATTTTCCTTCATTTCAGCAACACTGTTTACTTCATATGTTGAATAGTGTCGCAGGTAGCATTCTGGACAGTTAATATGCATGGAAACATAATATCAGTCTGAAAAAAAAGCCTTCTTTTGTAGGTTATATCTAAATGCAAGCACGATGTGTCTTTTTGTGGCAGGAATACGTGAATTATATTCTCAAACAGATGAAATTCACACAGCAAATAGAATTCCAATCATGGTCAGTATGACATCAGATTCTGTTTCTTCTTCTAAGAAGGAACAGAAAACCGAGGAAATCAGCTTTCAGCCTGGTGTATCCCTGGACCAAGTGTTTAATGATAATAGACAACCGGTTATTTTAGATGAAGACTCCGATGAAGACGAGGACAATCAAGTACCTGAGGCTGAAGAAGAGGTGGGTATAATGTTTTTTCCACTGATATGTACatcttatcattttgtaattctgAAGGACTTTGCCATGCAGGGATCCTCAATCAAAACTGGAAATAATATCAAGCAGCCAGGTTTGCTAGTTTATTTACTGATAGTGAAGCAAATTTAGTTTTTGCTATATGATGGATTAGCTTCTTATTGATGTGTTCCtcataaaatattaaagatatagAAGTAGAGACTTCAGATATTTTAGACACATCCTGCTTCTCTGGCAATTTACGGTGGGATGATGGTGAAGATAGTCGCAATTGTTGGAAAATACCAGATGGAAATATTTTCAAAGTCCGCAGTGAAAATTTTTTTAAAGACAAATCcaaggttgcttcttctttgatatGATCTTTATAcagttctatatatatatatatatatattcatcctgAATGGTTCAGAAAGGCAATAGGAAaattaatttcatattttttttggtTAAGATTCCTGCAGGAAAGTACCTCATGGAACTTGTAGCAGTTGATTGGCTGAAAAACACAAAACGAATGGACCATGTTGCACGGCGAACAGGCTGTGCAGCCCAAGTAGGTTACAGATGCAACATCATAAGTTTCACATACAAATTggattttattttgtgctttcgTCATCTTTTCTATCAGGtttcaaattttttattatttattcgatATATTGACAGTCATTATGGATTGATGTTCAGACCTAAATCAACTTACTCCATCGGAATGACTTTTAGCAAAAAAAACTACCAACTGCAACATGAACAGAATCAAtaattcattaaggatttttAGAATTTCCATCAATAAACATTATGGTAGGAGTAAATTTGTCTGAGAATGAATAACAAGATACTGaaattacaaaaagaaaatttgCTTTTAATTATAAGAATAAAGAGTTGTCTTTTTGCATTATATTTCACATTGCTTGGTGAGTGGAAAAATGAATATGCATGTCTTGTTGATGGTCAATGTTTTGTATCAAATTTCTGGGGAATTAAGCCCCTAATTGGTGCTTATGTATTTTGAGGAAGAAAGAAGTCTCCAACagaacaataaaagaaaaacaaaaactttATTTCTGTAATAAGGAGCAAAAAAGTAAGTAATGCCAAAGAGACTTTCTATATATTTCATTTATAAGTTCCTCTAATCATAATTATATCAAGCTTATATAAGAAAAGAAGGGAcaaaatacccttaagaaaggatACTGGAATGTATTCCCTGATTGGACTACGTTTGATGGGGTTATCTTAACCTCACCTTTTCTAATTATTGGAGAATACCAATCTAGGTTCAATTTCTCAAGGCATATGTACATGTTTCATGACATATATAAAATTGAAAACGAATTAGCATGTGTCCATATCTTTCTTTAGACATTACTTGTATATACAAATAGTTCAGGATTGCTTGTCTGATTCCAATCTAGGTTTGATGTCCCAAGGCATATGTACATGTTCATGACTATTGTATATATAATTGAAAACCAGTTAGCATGTGTTCTTATCTTTCTTTAGATACTACTTGTATATACAAATAGTTCAGCATTGCTTGTCTGACTCCATGAAATTGGCTTAATGCCTCCAAAATTTCAATAAATGCAGTCCATTAATATACCTGTAATCTGTTACAAATTGAAGATGGCGTCAATTATTGTTTTCCATGGGTAAAAGTAAACAATATGAGAGTTTTTTGCATCTATACTATCAACTTCATATTGTTCTCTACTTGTTAGCattttcaaaataataatttatttaaagatATTACTTGCACACAATGTTTAGCATAATGTGACTAGCATTAGCTTCACTATGACCTTGCTTTGTCATATTTGTAGGTTGCCTCTGAGAAAGGACTGTTTACTTTGGTCATAAATCTGCAGGTAAGTTCTTGATTCTATTCTTTCTTCACTCTTAAGATGCTCTGTTTTAAAAGTTCAGATGTTCCCTGGCTCCTTTTCATTTTTCAGGACACCTATTGTTTGATATTGTTGATATGGGATTAGTATTTCCAGAAAGATGCAGCTGTCTTAAAGAATAAAACTTATAATGCTTAGACCAGTCCAATATTTTAGGATGGTGTTTCAATTTTCCTGCCCTAATAATGCATATTTGTTGAAATTCAGCACAAATTTAAGCCCAGTTAAACTTACATGTTTATTTGATGATATTGGTAATTGGTTTTGGCCctgaaaataatttgtatgactgAGATTATGCAACTGTTGCAACAGTTGGTGTGTCATTTTCTGTGGTGATCAAGCTCCTGGGTCACAGAAAATGCATAGACTCCTATAGCTTTTGAAAATCTAACACCTCATGTgcccttttctttctttaattttgCGAGAATTTTCATAAAATTGTAAACATCATGTATACCATTTTAAAATCAAGTAATTTTATTGTAATAAAGATAGTTTAGACTCCAGATGAAACATGACCAACCTGGAATGATCCATCAAAAAAGATTCAGGGGCATGTTTTGAAACTCATCAAAGTGACCTTAATAAAAGCCCAGTAAAGAAAAGGAAATAAATAGTGAGAGATTCGGGCTAATTTATTCATTTTAATCTGTATTGATCTCTATTCAAACCTCAACCAAGATTTAGCAGATCTCTGAGTACAAGGGTATCTTTCTTGGGATATCTGAAAAAGTATCTAGCAGTTATAAGAGCATTTGATATGTGCAACTTTTGATATACAAAGCTTTTGATGTATTTAGTGGCACATATGAAGTTACCCGTTTCCAGTATACCTTTACTCAGATTAGCTTGTCAGTAAAAGATTACTTTCTGCTTCTGTAGATTCCAGGATCAACACATTACAATATGGTGTTTTATTATGTAAAGAAACAATTGGTACCTGGATCACTACTGCAGCGATTTGCTGATGGTGATGATGAGTTCCGCAACAGTAGGTTAAAGCTAATCCCATCTGTCCCTAAGGTCTTAATCTCTCAAAGCCCTTTTTATGTATAAATTTGCTCACTTGTATCATTTCATATCCCTGGATCAACATTTAAGGGATTTTTTTATCCATTTAGTACACTTATCATTAATTATTGACACAGGGCTCATGGATTGTTCGTCAAAGTGTTGGAAGCAACCCTTGTTTATTGGGAAAAGCTGTTGATTGTAGCTACATTCGTGGAGAAAAATACTTGGAAGTAAGACCAAATGATGATGCCACATAGTTCGCAGAATCAAATTTATGGTCTCCGTAATTAGAGAATCAATAAGGAAAAAGCAAAGGACATTGGGTCAACAATTATTCTAAAGATATCTGTGTAATATTGTGCAGTTAGACGTGGATATTGGTTCTTCAGCAGTGGCTAATGGAGTGCTCGGGCTAGTGTGTGGTGTACTTACATCATTGGTAGTTGATATGGCATTCCTCATTCAGGTAATCCAACATGGTGCCTTTCCGACTTTTAACACGGATATTTATTTACTTTTTCTCTTGGAGAACGTATTGCATCATTAAACGGGCTTAAGGGCATTTTAAAGTTTAGATACCACTGCAATGCATGAAAAACAGGTTACGACCCAAATCATACTGGCATCTTGATTTGCAGTCAGTGTTAAAGCCAATTCTTTTTATGGGTGCTAATTTCTTCATTTATAGGTTCTCCAACATCTGAAGCTAAATTTTTAGATTGTTTCACCTTGCTGATGATATTGGTTGTTGAAGGCATTAAAGGATTTTCAGACAGACAAAAACAACCAGTGGAAGCCAAATTGTCAGATGTTAGTGATGTAGCACCTTAGAAATTGTGCTTTCTAGCTGCATCCATATGCTTTAGTATTGATCCTTGGAACTGTGATCTGCAGTGTTGCATAATTTCTGAGGTGAATTTGGTTTCTTTCTCTTGATCCCTATCCATCCTACCTTTTTGACCAAATGGAATCCCCTGATTTAGATTTCAACCAACAGTAGCCAGGTGTTCAAACTGCCTTGTCTCTCTTCTTCGCAGAAATGTCATAATATGGTGATTTTTATGAAGTAATTTATTGCCACTGAGCATTGTATGACTCAATTGTGGACCATCTGGACTTGCTTTTGATGCTAAGGGGCATTGTAAAATATGCTTTCCATATTGTAAACTGTCAATACTTCAAGTTTCATTGCACATAGGAATCTGTCAATACTTGAATTGATAATAAAAACCATGAATTACAAAATTTGAGTTCCTGCAGGCTGTTACTTCTGATGAACTTCCAGAGCGACTCATCGGGGCTGTTCGTGTGTCACATGTTGAGCTGTCTTCTGCACTTGTCACAGACCTTGCAGATAGTCCTTCAGAAGAATGACTGCTTCAGATTATGTTGCATCCATTATTCATTTCATGAATAGAAATTCTTTTGTTCCTTCTCCAGCTATCAACAGAAGTGGCACACATTCGTGCTCCGAGTTGTACAGTTCAGACAGTAACATCAGCAGTTTTGGTCATACCAAGAAGTCTCCTTGAAAAAATCTATCAGAAGCTCATCCAAGTCCTTACCTCTTTGATCATCAACTCAAGGACATGAATTACAAGGCGTTTGGTTCATGTCACTTGAAAACTACAGCCAGGTTTTTGCTTGTATTCTTATTTGATGTCTTCCAAGTCCAGTTCATCTTCTGCATCTAGGCAAACTTGGCATATCACATTATGGTATGCCATTTGAGCTCTAGTTTTCCTATCGCATTATGCAATGTTGAGAGGACATGTCCtacagctttttttttttcaccttcATCTTCCAAGTTTTGCTGGTGGTTGGAAGTTTGTTTACACATCTTAAGTTATTAAACATTGTTTATCTCTCTTTGTTTTGATAATTCAATTTACCTTGTGATTTCTCCATAATTCGACTGGACTATATGCTCTTATGTTGAGACCTACTAACAAAAAGAAAAGTTTGGATGGTCCATCTCCACAGTCCATATCGTTGATCTAATAGCTATTGTTAAGGCtataaaaatcattttttataCTATTACATTAAGACAATAATTGAGTTTAAATATTGGGTTAGATTTTAGGTCTAGGCTTATCTGGTCCTCTTAAAAGGATGGCTCAGTGTATATGTTCGAAGAGGTGAAAACTTGATGTTCCAACTAAAAGTAGAAataattatatatgattttttgggGTTTCAAATTGATCAAATCAAGTGCATGAAATCAATTGCAAGCCTCTCATTGATTCTAGCTGTCTATTACATGGGGAATGGGTGGAATAAAAGAGGCCAGAGATCCAAAATTGCAAAATAGTGACCGAGGTATAGAGATCTTGTATCAACAAATCTCTCAAGGCAAAAATTTCTGCCAACATCTTGGTAAAAGGATACTGCTTCATGCGCACTTAATGCCCCCATCGTGTCACAGTAATCCCCAGACAATGCCACCAAACCTGTTTTCATCCTTACATCAGACTTGCAATTTTCTGCAGTCAATACCAAACATGCAATGCCATATTCCAGTTAGTAAAACTCTAGGTTTGAGGAATGCAAATGTATGTggtgaaagaacaaaaaaaagaactGGCAGCTCCACTTACACCTGTGTATATGCACATAAAGACCCTGGAATGGCTAGTATCTCATGGATTATGCTGATGGAAGAATGTTGAGTGCAACTTCCTTCAGTGATGGCATCTCTTCTTGCTGATGCAAACATATGTATCTACCTCTTAATTTTCTCAATACCTTCCATGGACCAGGGTAAGACCTGAAAAAACAGAATAATTTAGAAAGTGAAACATGAATTCTAGAAATGCATGCTGCTGTTTCTCTATAAAGGTACATAAAACACAGACTGGACATAT
Coding sequences within:
- the LOC103981570 gene encoding protein ENHANCED DISEASE RESISTANCE 2-like isoform X1; protein product: MAKVVCEGWMVRYGRRKIGKSFFHMRYFVLETRLLAYYKRKPTDTTVPLKTLVIDGNCRVEDRGLKTHQGHMVYVLCVYNKKETNQQIMMAAYNIQDALNWKEKIELVIDQQHGSVTSNGNRTSVSSDLGMDIDRNESSSSHERHPEDEEENNPTLLQGTTIGNGPPDSVLDWTRDQVSPRKHWRLVSCQNGLRIFEELVEVDLPRRYSKTMKAVGVVEATCEAIFGLVMTMDGTRFEWDCSFQHGSLVEEVDGHTAILYHRLQLEWFSRFVWPRDLCYVRYWRRNDDGSYVVLFRSREHPNCGPQRGFVRAHIESGGFKISPLRSRDGRPRTQVQQLMQIDLKGWFVGYFPSFQQHCLLHMLNSVAGIRELYSQTDEIHTANRIPIMVSMTSDSVSSSKKEQKTEEISFQPGVSLDQVFNDNRQPVILDEDSDEDEDNQVPEAEEEGSSIKTGNNIKQPDIEVETSDILDTSCFSGNLRWDDGEDSRNCWKIPDGNIFKVRSENFFKDKSKIPAGKYLMELVAVDWLKNTKRMDHVARRTGCAAQVASEKGLFTLVINLQIPGSTHYNMVFYYVKKQLVPGSLLQRFADGDDEFRNSRLKLIPSVPKGSWIVRQSVGSNPCLLGKAVDCSYIRGEKYLELDVDIGSSAVANGVLGLVCGVLTSLVVDMAFLIQAVTSDELPERLIGAVRVSHVELSSALVTDLADSPSEE
- the LOC103981570 gene encoding protein ENHANCED DISEASE RESISTANCE 2-like isoform X2 yields the protein MAKVVCEGWMVRYGRRKIGKSFFHMRYFVLETRLLAYYKRKPTDTTVPLKTLVIDGNCRVEDRGLKTHQGHMAAYNIQDALNWKEKIELVIDQQHGSVTSNGNRTSVSSDLGMDIDRNESSSSHERHPEDEEENNPTLLQGTTIGNGPPDSVLDWTRDQVSPRKHWRLVSCQNGLRIFEELVEVDLPRRYSKTMKAVGVVEATCEAIFGLVMTMDGTRFEWDCSFQHGSLVEEVDGHTAILYHRLQLEWFSRFVWPRDLCYVRYWRRNDDGSYVVLFRSREHPNCGPQRGFVRAHIESGGFKISPLRSRDGRPRTQVQQLMQIDLKGWFVGYFPSFQQHCLLHMLNSVAGIRELYSQTDEIHTANRIPIMVSMTSDSVSSSKKEQKTEEISFQPGVSLDQVFNDNRQPVILDEDSDEDEDNQVPEAEEEGSSIKTGNNIKQPDIEVETSDILDTSCFSGNLRWDDGEDSRNCWKIPDGNIFKVRSENFFKDKSKIPAGKYLMELVAVDWLKNTKRMDHVARRTGCAAQVASEKGLFTLVINLQIPGSTHYNMVFYYVKKQLVPGSLLQRFADGDDEFRNSRLKLIPSVPKGSWIVRQSVGSNPCLLGKAVDCSYIRGEKYLELDVDIGSSAVANGVLGLVCGVLTSLVVDMAFLIQAVTSDELPERLIGAVRVSHVELSSALVTDLADSPSEE